In the Neodiprion virginianus isolate iyNeoVirg1 chromosome 2, iyNeoVirg1.1, whole genome shotgun sequence genome, aaataaaataaaggtTGTAGAAAGTGGACCGAATTTGTTTCGGCCAAGTTTCTCATTATCACGTCGAATCTTATAATTTCGACGTAAAATTTGTCAGCGTTGCTCGAGATTCAACTGACAAGGTGTAAGAGAAGTACGCTGCACGGCTGCAGGCGAGGTTCAAGCTTTCAAAGTGCAGAACTAGAACAAGACGCAGGTGAGTGTGGCGGCTTTGCACGATGAATATCGAGGACATTCATGATTACACCTGCGACAGTTGAATGACCCAAGAGTCAAGACTGATTCTCTGTGGTTCTCCAACACTGTGCAATTCCTCATCACCGTACCAACAAACTATCATAGACAGAATTTTTATCTACTTGCGGTAATCCCGTGACTATTTCGACGCTTTTCACGCTTATTAGTTTTACGACGTCTAcagatataaataattacaacaGTAACGCTTCTCACGTGTCGAGTTAGACACTCacgtacaaaaaataatttatgtatatatatatgtatcttcGGTTCACGGTCATTCTGCAAATTGTacgcaattaatttatacaGTCACACTTATTTCCTCATCCGCATGTGTATGAGTAATAAATGAAGCAATGTATCGTTCcgtcattttcatttataaaaataacgttTCTATATAAATACACTACACTGCTATAGTACTATTTGTGGAAAAAAGGCGTTGATCGTTGTTTTACGATTGTTCCGAAATGTTGAGAAATTATGGCCCGAGttgtgtggaaaaaaaaaaaattaaaattaaaaattaaaaactccaACGTTCGTTCAAACTATCGCACCTGCAATTACCTTACAAGACCCTCGCAATCAATCCTTAAGATTAATCCTCAACCGAATTTAGCGTCTTGACTAAGCGAGTACAAAGTGCGGAGTTGGactcggttttttttaaataagtGTGATAATTAACGTCTGCTCGTTTATTATACCGCTTGTTTTTTTCACGCAGCAAGCGCAATTTATTCACGTACACCATCCGACTGTCGTAACTTCAATTAACACTGCATCTATGCATGATGTAGTAGATATCACTGCGAACAGGTGAAGACGTATACAAATGCAGATACCGGAtagaatatttcaattattcgtgGATAATCCGTTGTATAATTAATCAACGAGTTGTTTAGTCATCTAGGGACAAATTTCGGGAATTATTAATGTCGCCGGCTTAGCAGATCGATGCTTCGTCGCATCTGCACACCTAATTTAAGACCTCCTCAAACCTTTGTGCTCGTACGATTATCTCACGCCTGGCTATAACTGTATTGCTGTCTGCGATAAGTAGGCTGCACGCTGAATATGGAGACAGAGCGACGAACGAACCGAGACGAAATCACGATCTCAGAAAAAGTATAAGCATGTATGTACGACGCGCAAATAGATTAGTCATAACTTTCGTGTGTACATCATACAGATTTCACTTttgttttgataaaatatttatcatttgCATTATTTCCACAGACGTaaacaattttctattttattttctcctttcGTCTACTCGtgttaatatttttcgcaGGATCGTTCATATTTTACGATTGTTTTGCATCTTGTTTTGATTCACGTGATGTATGTGATTTTTGTATAAACGTGAgttgcatgttttttttttcgtcacttAACAATTCTGCAGCACATTCGTCACACGCGAATAACATACGATGATCGATGTCTCACTTTTATCATGTTTTTCAATCTCTCCAAATCTTCGCCGTTTTATTTAAGCTCGTGATTATTCCTTTGTGTTATAACGGTATACATTCTCTATGAGCCCGCTCTTTCCTGAACTGCGTGGAGCGTTTGATCAAGGCAAGTGGCTTCTCTCTTGACCATGTTCAACAGAAGCTGAGAGCTCTCTAAAATCTGGAATACAGTTTATAGTGAAATTCAATACTTTACTATGCAGTGCGATCGTTCACTTtcggaaaaattatacactgGACCTAATTAAATTTCCGAGACTACGCTCAGAAGtttaaccaaaaaaataatgttttattttttttgtaacgatATGTATACAGAATGtatcaaatcattttttttccaggaCGAAAGATCAAGTGAAGTCTGTAAACTGTTGTATGATAGGTACGAAATCGCTTCAAGATCCGAAGGCTTCGGATTGCAATTGTTGAAGTTTCACaacttttcgaaatttctaattacttAGAGAACGTTTgttagaaaaaagaaatgaattaattaatacacTAACGACGTGTGAAAATACACGATTAATGAATTACcgtcgaaaataaattctttcgacAGGTCGTTTcaacgaggaaaaaatttctatgtaGGGAAGGCATAGAGCGCCAAGGTACTCTCCGTAAAAATGCGTTGTTTTACCAATTTGAGAGAACGACAACTTGCAGCGTTAATTACCGCAGCACATACTCACCTACTTACAATACAAGGTGAGCCTTCTACATCAAACAGGTTTTGAGACTCAAACTTTCATCTCGCAGGAAGTAAAACTCGTCCTAGCCCCGAAGAAAACGTAGACGCAAGGATTCTAACTACACGCGATTGTATCGGCCTGGCTGACCGATGGATGGGCAACGATGAAGGAAATGAAAACTCGAAAATATTCGTTCGTTGTACCCTTTCCGAGTTACAAAGCTCACTTATAGTAATGTAAAATTTGTGCAATTCGCACCTTGGTATACGCAGATTCGGTTTCCTGAATTGTTCTATCGTAGTCAGTCCTCGCGGCAGCCTTTTTTGTCAAACTCTCGTTCAGCTGTCCTATGCGATAGGTCATTCTCTCAACTTCCTTTTgcagattatttttttcctcctcttcagCCTCGATTTGTGATTGAATATTGTTCCGAGTCACCTTCAATTCCTCCACACCTTCGAGTAATTTAGAAGTGATTTTTATTGCGTGGATTTAAcgtgtttcttttctttcaaactACGTACGATAATCAAAATTAACGAACATTTCATCAGCTCCGAATTGTACGATTGCATCGCTGCGCAGTGCTGCGTCGCCATGTGCCGATGATTTTTGCGAGGtttcttatttatttgtttacttgTGATATTTGTTCTTGATAATGAAGTCCGCGGATATTCACATGGAAATTTGATTAATTGGGGATTTATGCCGAAAAAATTGCAACCTCTGCAGGAGTCGCGGTTAACGAAACCAAGCTTATGACAGATTTTTGACAAATGTAAAACTTTTCAGGAAccggatatatatatattttttttcatcttttgttttcttttttatacacgtatacctaTTCAGCTCAATTTATTAGACAGTATTGTACACTGTGGATAAATAGTATACGAAATTATAGATCGCGAAGCTTCGGTCGGGAACCTTTCACATTTCAGTTTACATCGTATTTTCGAATATTCTAATTTACAGTCTTCACTTAATCAAATGTATCGCGCATGTcgtaattatatatttttgcgcgtatacatgtataggaCGTCAAGGCGTGCTTGGCAATAATCTCCAAATatgatgtattatttttttaatatacttttcacaaatCTCGTCTGTTGACggtcttcttctttttcttgaaatttttttttcgaatcacgTTGACTCCTAATTCTTTTCCTTTATACACAgtttgagtaatttttttccagcttCACTTGCGGCTACGGGTTCAAAActtttggtaaaaaaactCGTCAATTCTCCGGTATCGTAATTCATTATGAGTGCCAAACCATGCGTGTTACAGATAGCCGATACCTCCTCAACCTACAATTCATACCATAAAAAAGGttgttttatattatttgtCGTATCCTGCGAATTTGcaagaaataagaataaatatagGAATGCGTAATTGGCcgtttaaatgaataaataaattttataatcttCAATCTTCTATCATTAGCTATTATTACGCTTTTCCCGAGTAAGTGAGACAAGAAttttgcagaaattttttccgtACCTCGCTCAGTAAT is a window encoding:
- the LOC124297640 gene encoding Sjoegren syndrome nuclear autoantigen 1 homolog translates to MATQHCAAMQSYNSELMKCVEELKVTRNNIQSQIEAEEEEKNNLQKEVERMTYRIGQLNESLTKKAAARTDYDRTIQETESAYTKILESSQLLLNMVKREATCLDQTLHAVQERAGS